A region from the Chionomys nivalis chromosome 22, mChiNiv1.1, whole genome shotgun sequence genome encodes:
- the LOC130864911 gene encoding 60S ribosomal protein L39-like, translating to MSSHKTFRIKRFLAKKQKQNRPIPQWIWMKTGNKIRYNSKRRHWRRTKLGL from the coding sequence ATGTCTTCTCACAAGACTTTCAGAATCAAGCGATTCCTGgctaagaaacaaaagcaaaatcgtCCTATTCCTCAGTGGATTTGGATGAAAACTGGCAACAAAATCAGGTACAACTCCAAGAGAAGACACTGGAGGAGAACGAAGCTGGGTCTGTAA